Below is a genomic region from Apium graveolens cultivar Ventura unplaced genomic scaffold, ASM990537v1 ctg8481, whole genome shotgun sequence.
CTATCAAATTAATCTGGATTTGGGAAAAACTAGAATATCATATTAGAAGAGATATTGTTGAAAAAGTTTGATGATAGATTTAAAGTTTTTGTTCAAAGATACTGTAGagtttatcaataaatataaaaattaaagtcTAAAATACAGTATGCTTTGTACTCTACAATTTGTCTCTTTGGTTTTTGGCACTACACATTACTTTggaatttatgcttattctgcaaagcataaattggCGGAGAAATCTTAATAATTATCTATGTCAGGGATCGATTTATCAAGGCGTCAAGATCTGACAGAGGAATCAGGATATGTTAAGCCAATCAGGATCTGTTTGACAGTCAGGATATGTCAAGCCGTCAGGATAAGATTACTGTCAGGATCTGAGTGGATAAGTCAATTCTGCGAGATAAATCATgaggtgctgatttataggatcgaagttgatttagatatgtataaaAAGTAGAAGAGATATAtcgtaacatatcttgtaattgatagggATTGATTGTagctatgtagtatataaacacagaataggttCACACTTTATGTGTGGTGCTTAACTCGAGTATTCGCATAAATATTATCATAGCCAGTTTCCTGCATGTGAATGCCCTGGTTATGGAGTCAAAAACAAATTACCATTCCCTCCTCAAGTTTTTCTTGTTTAGCCTGTACATGTCCATCTTTTCACTatagttgataaagtccatgaattCAACCAATTCCTAAGTTGTGGGAGCTTCAACAAAGTTATCTATAGGAATACACAGGACCTTGTTCATGTCCTCGGCATTGAACTCCACAGAAATACCCCTAATTGTACGATTAACCATCATGGAAACTGCTTGATTCTCATGAACAATGGTGTTCAAGACTACAGTGCTCCAGAAATTGTTCAAGACATCCAGGTAGAGCTCTGGGTTTACAGTTAATCCTCCTGAAATATAGGAATCAGAAAtgaacttgacaaagcacttaAAGGTATCGGGTTCTTGAGTTGGATCCACAAAAGCCAGATAATTGGTTCCATCCTTGGGAATAACAGCTCTCATATTGTTAGCAACCATTAAAGAGTTTGGGTTTTAGTGGGTAAGTGATTTGAGAAAGAAAAAACTTGAAACGAAAGAGATTGGTGAAATTTTGCAGaaactaggtcaattgagatctcaaaagcgtaaagaagggttatgtcgagatgtctgggtatttatagggtAGAGATGTGACTTGTCAAAAAGTGAATAATAAACTGTTAATATTTGCTTGTAGAGAAGTCTCAtgacctatagagaactcaagtccagatgtcactttcttgactcttatcgagaactagatagtgacttatcgagatgttgtacaaatacccagtttctccttattggattaaattattccAATTTATATTGAAGAACTCAACATTAAATTAGAAtagattttatatcaaaagtattttactaaaataatttgttgaattaaataatttcatttctgagttattgataagtatatcgagatctctacaatgtTTGTCGAGAATTAataaaaagacttatcgagataTCCATCAAGAAGTCATagagacttatcgagaactctatcgagaagtcaaaaaatGACTAATCGATAGttcatttagacttatcgagaattcggttctctacatacttttgatATGCCTTATATATATCCTACATTAATTTCATATATTAATGATGTGATCTAACATTTAGACAGTTCCTCTTAGGATcagaaaaattccaagttaaattttatTTGAAAAAATAATATACAGGGAATTCTAAAATATTTAGAGATCATATTTCAGCAAATttctaattaaattaaattatttttgatttatcaggaattaatctgctgcaactagttagccgagttcttgcctttaggtcgaagaatttaacataccaatCTCACTTATAAGTCcagtgaaagttgtttcatctaaaggtttagtgaaaatttCAGCTAACTATTTtactgttggaacaaaaataagttTAATAGTACCTTAATGAATATGCTTAGGTCTAGAATGATTGACTGGATTAGCCAAAATAGATATTGCACTAGTATTGTCATACATGATTCGAATCTTTTGTAACATTAGGCCATAATCCATCAGTTGGTTTCTAACCCAAAGCACTTGAgaacaacaacttccagcagctatatattcagcttcactttcatcaaggcattccaagttTGGATACTTGTCATTATCAAATGTTGCATCTATGCTTTCCATTATTTTCTTTGCTCTAGCACATAGACTCTGTTGGCAATCCAAATATCCCTgaaaaatagcttcaaatactttgaagtcaaattttccaacatattcagagttgtcttttagcataacgcatttgcttccaaacacatgaagatgtttaacagtaggcttcctttttgacaaaattgagtagggtgacttgcgAATGTTTTTGTTGAgtagatatctattttgagtgtaacatgttGTGTTAAAAGCTTCttttcaaaaacttgttggcagtttGGCATCTTGCTAGCCAGCAGCCTCAACTAGAGTTCGATTTTTCCTTTCAATcataccattttgttgaggtgttcttgtagctgagaactcttgaacaatgcctttatcTTTGTAAAATTCACCTAGAAATACATTCCTGAATTTTGtgtcattgtcactcctcaatcttttgaCACATTCTCGATCTTCAGCCTACTTCTCAATTTATttgatgtgttcaataatgaagtgtggagtttcatcttttgaatgcataaattccacaCAAGTGTATCTTAAGTAGTCATGCACCATCACCAAAACATACTTCTTTCTCGatatagacatgacatttacatGTCCAAATAAATTCATGTGGATAAGCTATAGTGGTGCATTAATATAATTCACAGTTTTGCTCTTGTGACTGGgcctcttcatttttcctttttgacaagttttacaaacttcatcttgagcaaatttcAAGGTTGccatgtctctcactaattcctttttcaccaaaATGTTAATTACTTTTTAAATGGACATTTGATTTGTTTCAGCAATGTGCTATATTAATTACTaatcattttttaaaatttataaaagaTCAGTAGTAGTGGACTAGGACAAAATCCCAATTGCTTTCACCAAATCTTGTGGAATTTTACATTTTTAAATActtcataaaaaaaaatttagttCATGTCCCAATTATCAAGATTATAGAATTTCAAGACCGGCctcttatatttgtgtggttggTTGCACCTTTATCGAACGTATAaatcaaatttttttattaatcttCTTAATTTTACGAATGAAACTGTGGCAATATGTTTGGTTCTTATCATTTGTACATTACGGTAGTAGTTGACTAGGTCAAAATCCCAATTGTTTTCACCAAACATAATCTGTGTGGAATATTACATTTTTAAATACTTCATAAAATAATTTAGTTCATGTCCCAATTATCAAGATTGAAGAATTTCAAGACCCGCCttttatatttgtgtggtttgttGCAACTTTATTGAACGtataaatcaaatttatttattaatcTTCTTAATTTCACGAATGAAACTGTGATAATGGGTTTTGTTCTTACCATTTGTACATTAAGGTGAGTTTGAGGGTAATAATAGAGTCAAAAATGCCAAGTTCAACACCACTTTCGGCTTTGGGTGCATATAATTAAATTAGTTCAGCAAGAGTCtgtattttataatatataatttttttgcattttataatatataattttttgcAATTTCTCTTGTGTCTTAGTTAATATGCATTTTTCATATAAATCCATCCGAACCTGAAACTCATCAAAACCATTACCATCTTTCCTAAATCGTAGCATTTGGTGAATTTGTTTTTCCTCTTTGATATCAATAAAATTTAATATACTCTTCAGATAAATTAGTGAATTAGGATTTTCAACCAAACAAAAATAAATTAGGTGGAGTTCATCTAAAAGCTCTTTTTACTGAAGGTATGTAAAGGATAGTGATTTTTTTGAAGATGCAACTCTATAAAAGTACAAAGTTAGGACTTATCAAAAAAATTCAGTATCATACTAATGATTTATGTCAATCATCAAAATTAGACAAGGATGAAAAATAGTCCTAACTCAATGTTAAGTTTGTTTAGTATTGATCCTGGTGAATATCAAATTGATAATcatcaaaattaataaaacacaaactaaataaacaatatatcataattttcaaaattaaaataacaaaatttgaattaaaataataaatgttATGAACAAAGACTATCAAAAAGTCAGAATTGACCCATGCTTTTAGAGATGCTGAGAGGGGCAAATTGGAAAATGAGGAATGTGTGAGTGGCATCTCCTGGCTAGAACAATCTTTCAGGAGGTGATACATACAACAAGGAATAGAAATTGAGGAATAAGGGTACAAATATATTAAATTTGAATAAAGTGATTTTTTTCTCTAAATTTCATTAGTTTGGATTCtcatttttttctaaattttcatTAGTTTGGATTCTCATTTTAATAAGTAAACTAATTAAAGGTAAATGAActatttttaatttcttattACATTTTAATAATTTAGGATTTCCTCATTATTGTGAATTATCTTCTTTCCTAATATTAGTGAATACCAAAAGAAAAAGGTATCATCCTCATTGAAGATTAACTCAACATATATAATTTTTCTTCATCACTCCCACATATATGAGCAATCCTCAAACTTACAATTACAACTACTATTTTAATTACACTGCTCTCCGGCAGAATCAACTGCTTAAGCACACTCTCCGCGGATCCTCCTTGCCAGCTGAATGTCCTTTGGCATTATTGTCATCCGCATAGCATGAATTGAACACAAGTTGACATCATGGAATAGGCCTACCAGGTAGGCCTCCGATGCCTCCTGTAGAGCCAGGACTGCATGACTCTGGAAACATAAATCACTCTCTAACAACAAATTCACTATTGCAAATTAGAAATAAATTTGGCACATGCCATGAACAAAGATAAGGTTTCTCTTGGGTAAAGTTATTTGAAAAAATATACTAAAAACTAATTAACCTTAATTCCTTGAGCAATTTCACGTACAAGCCTCTGGAATGGAAGTTTTAATATCAAAAGCTCAGTAGTCTTCTGATACTTACGGATCTCACTACAAGAAATTACTGTATGATTAGCCTTGGGCAACAACCAGGAAATGATGTTTCAATAATAACATGAATTGATAAATATATACCGAAGGGCAACTGTTCCAGGGCGGTATCTATGTGGCTTCGTATAGGCACCAGTTGTTGGAGCACGCATACGAGCAACCTGTGATGGAGAACAAAACACAGAAATGTTAGGAGAAGATATATCAAGTTAGGAGAAGATAGATCATAATGTATTCTATTATAGGCATTTAATAAGATGTAACCTTGTGTGTGAGCTGCTTTTCAGGAACCTTTCCTCCACTAGAtactacaagaaatttgcaatcacaCAACACCTATGAAACAACGGTTGACAAAAAAACTGTTGCCCCAAATTCGTAGATAACTGTGAATTTCCTTTCCTCGAAAAACTGTTGTTGGAGTACATGTAGAACAACAGTTATAGCTGTTTTTTGAAAGACTTGTACCTCTGGCATCCTCTTACCGAGATAGACAACATTTCGGGTTCTGCACTGTTGTCATAAATCTTTCACATAACAATAAAAAACCGTTGTTAATAAGCTAACTTATGGTAGTGTGAGACTACAGTTTTTGGCCTTACGTTGTGTAATTTAGACAAGTGTTTATTATAACCCTTATCTTATTGAACATCAAACAATGGTTTTTACATACCATTATTAAAAGGAAAGCTCACAAACAATGGTTATTACTAGTGTTATGTAAATGAGGTTCAAACAACAGGTCTTGTATCTTGTTGTCTGAACACCTTATTTAGATGATTATTTTACACATTGTGACAGTAACCATTGTCTGTTGAGTAAtggtaaaaaaaaaaatttgactTGCATATATGCAAGTCCCCACAAAACAAATTCAAAAACATTTAACCAAGAAATTTCcaaaccatgaatcattcaaccaACAAACTAACAATCAAAAAATCATGAgccaaatcaaaaaccaaaaaTACTACCTCAAATGGACGAGTTCAACTATTAAACTAAAAGTTTGGCGATAAATAGATACAAATCAAAGTGTAATCTTTTTATAGTAATACAAAGCTACAAAATGCAACCTCCATTTCATGGAGACCGCATTTTGCAGCTCTTGCATTACTATAAAGAGAGTATACCTGGACACGTATACATTCATCAACAaactaaatatttttacaaatttacaaGTTCATCTATGAATTGAAAAATATACAAATTAATCACAATGCCATAATACTACAAGTCCAGTGAAGAGCCTCCAGTAATTGGTGTGAGGTAATTATCATCATCATTGCTTGTGCAGAAATCTTAATGATTGATTGTGATGCCTGGATTAACGTCGGCTATTTTCTTAAGTAACTGGGCCATGTTCTCGCGCACCTTCCTCTTTGCTCATCTGCAGCTTGTCCTGGTCTTCCAACAGTTTTTCTTTAGCCAGTTTCTTGAGCTTAACCTCAAGATCTTTAATCATCTTCCTCTTGTACATTTTCAGCAAATGTAATAAACTCTTCTATAATTGGTTTCTATCCCTCTCCCTGAAAATGTAAATAGGATAATGCTGTAGCTGAATGTCTGGATATAAACGTAAACAACCTCAATAAAACAGTTAATGAACCTGAATAGTAAATCATAAAATCCCTTAATAAAATTAGCTCATGCAATTAAGAAAAACAGTATTCAAATTTACAAGCAACATTTTTGCATTAGGGATTTCTTTGGAAAAAATCTTAAACATATAATAACCAAACACATAACAGAacaaaatcttgcttataaagagtgtctacaatatttgcttccttggagattagaaataattaataCTAGAATTTTACAGTTAATATTGGTAGGTACATATAAAGCAATGGAGTCCTAATAACTCACAAGTGGTTGTATAAAGCAATTGGTAGGTATATACAAAGTTAGGATGGAAACAATAGTTTAAACTAAGTGGTTTTACATATCTAACTATTATGTTATTAATAGGATTTCTTAAACATGTTCTTCAACCACATATACAAGCCTATTCCTCTAGCATACAACCTGGTTCTAGCAATGTTATGGCGTCACCCGGAGAACGTAGAACTAGATGAAGTAAAAGTTGTGCACTACTGTGCTGCTGTAAGCTCTTTTCTGCAATAAAGTATATCTCGAATAATGAATATAACTAAGCTGTCTGCCCTAAAACTTTGACCTATTTGGTTTAACTTGCAAATATAGGGATCAAAGCCATGGAGGTACACTGGCAAAGAAGCTAACATGGACAGAGAAGACATCAAAATGTTAGTTTCCAAATGGTGGGATATTTACAATGACGAGTCACTAGATTTTAA
It encodes:
- the LOC141705049 gene encoding histone H3.3-like, giving the protein MARTKQTARLSSGGKVPEKQLTHKVARMRAPTTGAYTKPHRYRPGTVALREIRKYQKTTELLILKLPFQRLVREIAQGIKSDLCFQSHAVLALQEASEAYLVGLFHDVNLCSIHAMRMTIMPKDIQLARRIRGECA